The following proteins are co-located in the Zonotrichia albicollis isolate bZonAlb1 chromosome 1, bZonAlb1.hap1, whole genome shotgun sequence genome:
- the LOC102068241 gene encoding NAD(P)(+)--arginine ADP-ribosyltransferase 2-like gives MANTGFSVVPLDMAWNSFDDQYPGCQHTMTQLLPALNHFEFQQNPLFAQTWVKAAAEWWRRGPPVTPLSPAQAIALMTYTMKDVHKEFNAAVHVAGRSYQEYRDNFHFKTLHFLLTQALVTLRDTWGLRCHHEFQGVRGVHFETQCGDTIQFGQFTSTSLHKQIAQQFGTDTMFQVQTCFGEDIREFSSSPSEEEVLIPPFETFEVTSVTQEGDRALIQLRSTGTFSRYSCEWLRCDIMGKTWKTGIPTVVPDYSLTRLNLFNPMDHSSSSFSPQKGGVCSKVDVQ, from the exons ATGGCCAACACAGGCTTCTCAGTTGTCCCCCTGGACATGGCCTGGAACTCCTTTGATGACCAGTACCCAGGCTGCCAACACACCATGACCCAGTTGTTGCCTGCCCTCAACCACTTTGAGTTCCAACAGAACCCTCTGTTTGCCCAGACCTGGGTGAAGGCCGCAGCCGAGTGGTGGAGGCGGGGTCCCCCTGtgacccctctgtccccagcccaggccatTGCCCTCATGACCTACACAATGAAGGACGTGCACAAGGAGTTCAATGCCGCCGTGCATGTGGCCGGGCGCTCCTACCAAGAATACCGGGACAACTTCCATTTCAAAACACTGCATTTCCTGCTGACCCAGGccctggtgacactgagggacacttggggactTCGATGTCACCATGAGTTCCAGGGGGTGCGTGGTGTCCATTTTGAGACACAGTGTGGTGACACCATCCAGTTTGGTCAATTCACGTCAACATCACTGCATAAACAGATTGCTCAGCAATTTGGGACAGACACCATGTTCCAGGTGCAGACGTGTTTTGGCGAGGATATCCGAGAATTCTCCTCCAGTCCTAGTGAGGAGGAGGTGCTGATCCCCCCATTTGAGACCTTTGAGGTCACCAGTGTCACCCAGGAAGGAGACAGGGCATTGATCCAGCTCCGCTCCACTGGGACCTTCAGCAGGTACAGCTGTGAGTGGCTGCGATGTGACATCATGGGGAAGACCTGGAAGACAGGGATACCCACTGTGG TCCCTGACTACTCTCTGACCCGCCTCAACCTGTTCAACCCCATGGACCACTCATCCTcctctttttccccccag AAAGGTGGGGTGTGTAGCAAGGTGGATGTGCAGTAG
- the LOC141725490 gene encoding NAD(P)(+)--arginine ADP-ribosyltransferase 2-like, with product MTVANTGFSVVPLDMAWNSFDDQYPGCRHAMTQLLPELNDFEFHQNPLFAQTWVKAAAEWWRRGCPVTPLSPAQAIALMTYTMKYLHKEFNAAVHVAGRSYQEYRDNFHFKTLHFLLTQALVTLRDNRGPRCYHVFRGVRGVRFEARCGDTIRFGRFTSTSLQKQIAQQFGTDTMFQVQTCYGVDIQKFSSKPSEEEVLIPPFETFEVTSVTQEGDRALIQLRSSGTFSRYKCEWLRRDIMGKTWKTGIPTAGGSILRAPSHLRRLLLATTALAVTTRIV from the exons ATGACCGTGGCCAACACAGGCTTCTCAGTTGTCCCCCTGGACATGGCCTGGAACTCCTTTGATGACCAGTACCCTGGCTGCCGACACGCCATGACCCAGTTGTTGCCAGAACTCAACGACTTTGAGTTCCATCAGAACCCTCTGTTTGCCCAGACCTGGGTGAAGGCCGCAGCCGAGTGGTGGAGGCGGGGGTGCCCTGtgacccctctgtccccagcccaggccatTGCCCTCATGACCTACACAATGAAGTACCTGCACAAGGAGTTCAATGCCGCCGTGCATGTGGCTGGGCGCTCCTACCAAGAATACCGGGACAACTTCCATTTCAAAACACTGCATTTCCTGCTGACCCAGGccctggtgacactgagggacaatCGGGGACCACGATGTTACCATGTGTTTCGGGGGGTGCGTGGTGTTCGGTTCGAAGCACGGTGTGGTGACACCATCCGGTTTGGTCGATTCACAtcaacatcactgcaaaaacaGATTGCTCAGCAATTTGGGACTGACACCATGTTCCAGGTGCAGACATGTTACGGAGTGGATATCCAAAAATTTTCCTCCAAGCCTAGTGAGGAGGAGGTGCTGATCCCACCCTTTGAGACCTTTGAGGTCACCAGTGTCACCCAGGAAGGAGACAGGGCATTGATCCAGCTCCGCTCCAGTGGGACCTTCAGCAGATACAAATGCGAGTGGCTGCGACGTGACATCATGGGAAAAACCTGGAAGACAGGGATACCCACTGCGG gTGGGAGCATTCTCCGGGCTCCCTCCCACCTCAGACGGCTCCTCCTGGCCACTACAGCCCTGGCAGTGACCACCAGAATTGTCTGA